The Ignavibacteria bacterium genome window below encodes:
- a CDS encoding T9SS type A sorting domain-containing protein, which translates to MFYNNLIFTQITFTALNVKTQENFPNLFNPVTRIVYEVKEEGFVSLKVFDALGREIKTLVEESKFPGKYAVHFNAFDLSSGIYFYKLNVSNNGIIHFNDMKKMILLR; encoded by the coding sequence TTGTTTTATAATAATTTAATTTTTACACAAATTACTTTTACCGCGCTAAATGTTAAAACTCAAGAAAATTTTCCCAATCTCTTCAATCCCGTAACTCGCATAGTATATGAAGTAAAAGAAGAAGGTTTTGTAAGCTTAAAAGTATTTGATGCTCTTGGCAGAGAAATTAAAACTTTAGTTGAAGAATCTAAATTTCCAGGTAAGTATGCTGTTCATTTTAATGCTTTTGATTTATCAAGTGGAATTTATTTTTACAAGCTGAATGTTAGCAACAATGGTATTATCCATTTCAATGATATGAAGAAAATGATTCTACTTCGATAG